The following proteins come from a genomic window of Paenibacillus swuensis:
- the proC gene encoding pyrroline-5-carboxylate reductase, whose protein sequence is MSASIIEKRIAFYGAGSIAEALVRGLLAKQKAWPGNLSLLNRGGKSERLQNLRTTYGVRVSGNPESKQRFVQEADLIVLAVKPVDCETALLELKPLLNENQMIVSVVAGLTIETIEGILEMSMPVVRTMPNTSSTIGFGATGIAFSERVTDHQQQTALEMFESIGTVTVVEESLLNVVTGVSGSGPAYVYFLMEQLTAAGVQGGMDEETARTLTVQTFLGAAQMVQLTGEDPADLRRKVTSPNGTTQAALDVLAEYRFAEGFNRAVLRASERAAEMGATIGRK, encoded by the coding sequence ATGAGTGCATCCATTATAGAGAAACGCATTGCCTTTTACGGAGCAGGCTCCATTGCGGAGGCATTGGTACGCGGCCTGCTGGCCAAGCAGAAAGCATGGCCGGGCAACCTGTCCCTGCTTAACCGCGGCGGCAAATCGGAACGATTGCAAAATTTAAGAACAACCTACGGGGTGCGCGTGAGCGGCAATCCTGAAAGCAAACAACGTTTCGTGCAAGAAGCCGATCTGATCGTTCTGGCGGTTAAACCGGTGGATTGCGAGACGGCATTGCTGGAGTTAAAGCCTTTATTAAATGAAAATCAGATGATTGTTTCTGTTGTGGCGGGTTTAACGATTGAAACCATTGAGGGTATACTTGAAATGTCTATGCCTGTTGTGCGTACGATGCCGAATACATCCAGTACAATCGGTTTTGGCGCAACCGGCATCGCCTTCTCGGAACGTGTGACGGACCATCAGCAACAGACGGCACTGGAAATGTTTGAATCCATCGGTACCGTAACGGTTGTGGAAGAATCGCTGCTGAACGTGGTGACAGGCGTTTCCGGGTCAGGCCCAGCTTACGTATATTTCCTCATGGAGCAATTAACAGCGGCTGGCGTGCAAGGCGGCATGGATGAGGAAACAGCTCGCACTCTCACCGTACAGACTTTTTTGGGAGCCGCCCAAATGGTACAATTAACGGGTGAGGATCCTGCAGACCTGCGCAGAAAAGTCACCTCTCCGAACGGAACTACTCAGGCAGCGCTTGATGTTCTGGCCGAATATCGGTTTGCGGAAGGCTTTAACCGCGCTGTATTGCGAGCAAGTGAGAGAGCCGCGGAGATGGGGGCAACGATTGGGAGGAAATAA
- a CDS encoding molybdopterin-dependent oxidoreductase, whose protein sequence is MNLKNQWKPAMGRLLVKLHRWNAWSVLLLALTGVVLSIGAIRGDLGMIRVWLKNIHTWVGLASVILILFYLPYIRKHVKQIRKKPAQKWNLGLVLGLTVGWILSGIVLWLFRHFPPAWSNTALWIHDLLTWVGIPYILYHSITRMRWMKEPAKRTIVSETSQQVINDEEYKVKPLPPITGKPRVSRRVFLRWGIGAGIAAVFGPSFIRWLGDSLGNGGGGSGKPAAMPGTDANRMLPAPTPLPDSTAVIGGGAKGDFRVYTVTPIPSFTSDDWKFTVGGLVDKPMELDWNAFLALKREVQVSDFHCVTGWSVYSNTWEGIPLHQLLKAAGVKSEARFVKFYSGDGVYTDALSLEQARMEDVIVAVLHDGKPIGADYGGPVRLVVPQMYAYKSVKWLQSIELIAEPHIGYWEERGYDNDAWVNA, encoded by the coding sequence ATGAATTTAAAAAACCAATGGAAGCCTGCGATGGGAAGGCTGTTAGTTAAACTACACCGGTGGAATGCTTGGTCGGTGTTGCTTCTTGCGTTAACCGGTGTCGTACTATCGATTGGGGCGATCCGCGGAGATTTGGGTATGATACGGGTTTGGCTCAAAAATATTCACACTTGGGTAGGGCTCGCCTCCGTCATATTGATCCTGTTCTATTTACCTTATATCCGCAAGCATGTAAAACAAATCCGAAAGAAACCCGCACAGAAATGGAACCTTGGGTTGGTGCTGGGACTCACGGTGGGTTGGATTCTTTCCGGCATTGTGCTGTGGTTATTTCGCCATTTCCCTCCGGCTTGGAGCAATACGGCGCTTTGGATCCATGACTTGTTAACCTGGGTCGGAATTCCTTATATCCTATACCACTCGATTACAAGAATGCGATGGATGAAGGAACCTGCGAAACGGACGATTGTTTCGGAAACTTCGCAGCAAGTGATTAACGACGAGGAGTACAAAGTCAAGCCATTGCCGCCTATAACAGGAAAGCCGAGAGTCTCCCGCAGAGTATTCCTGCGGTGGGGAATCGGAGCCGGAATTGCAGCGGTTTTCGGACCTTCCTTCATCCGTTGGCTGGGAGATTCTTTGGGCAACGGAGGCGGAGGAAGCGGTAAACCAGCGGCCATGCCAGGTACGGACGCGAATCGGATGCTTCCCGCACCGACACCATTACCCGATTCCACCGCAGTGATTGGGGGAGGGGCTAAAGGAGATTTCCGCGTGTATACTGTAACGCCGATCCCCTCATTTACATCAGACGATTGGAAATTTACTGTCGGAGGTTTGGTCGACAAGCCCATGGAACTCGATTGGAACGCCTTTCTGGCATTGAAACGCGAGGTACAGGTCAGCGATTTTCATTGTGTGACCGGGTGGTCTGTGTACAGTAATACGTGGGAAGGCATACCATTACATCAATTGCTGAAAGCAGCAGGCGTTAAATCAGAAGCGAGATTCGTCAAGTTTTATTCCGGTGACGGGGTGTATACCGATGCGCTAAGCTTGGAACAAGCCCGAATGGAAGATGTAATCGTGGCGGTGTTACATGACGGTAAACCGATCGGCGCCGATTACGGGGGACCGGTGCGACTGGTTGTTCCCCAGATGTACGCCTATAAATCGGTGAAGTGGCTTCAATCCATAGAATTGATCGCGGAACCGCATATCGGATATTGGGAAGAGCGCGGGTATGATAATGATGCTTGGGTCAACGCTTAA
- a CDS encoding pyridoxal phosphate-dependent aminotransferase, which yields MNTSHFPISPAKRMQHLPSQFFAGLVRKANAQIAQGHDVINLGQGNPDMPTPSHIVSKLQEAATNPLYHKYPPFSGYSFLKEAIASRYKADYNVDLDPETEVAILFGGKTGLVEISQCLLDPGDVCLVPDPGYPDYWSGVALSGAEMVTMPLKADHAFLPDYSALSVSALERAKLMFINYPNNPTGAVADRGFYEETVRFAEKNGIVVASDFAYGAIGFDGHRPVSFLETPGAKEVGVEFYTLSKTYNMAGWRVGFALGNKEVIRLINLMQDHYYVSLFGGIQAAAAEALTASQVCVTELVGVYEQRRNALYGALGRIGWDAKPSPGSFFTWLPVPNGHTSVSFADLLLQEAKVVVAPGVGFGAHGEGYVRVGLLAPEARLEEAAERIGRLGLFG from the coding sequence ATGAATACTTCCCATTTTCCCATCTCGCCTGCCAAACGCATGCAGCACTTGCCTTCGCAATTTTTTGCGGGTCTGGTTCGTAAAGCCAACGCTCAGATTGCGCAAGGTCATGATGTGATTAACCTGGGTCAAGGCAATCCGGATATGCCTACCCCTTCGCATATCGTAAGCAAGCTGCAGGAAGCTGCCACGAATCCTCTTTACCACAAATATCCCCCGTTCAGCGGATACAGCTTTCTGAAGGAAGCCATCGCCTCTCGATATAAGGCTGATTACAATGTGGATCTCGATCCGGAGACCGAAGTCGCTATCTTGTTCGGAGGAAAGACTGGTCTCGTTGAAATCAGTCAATGCTTGTTGGATCCGGGAGATGTTTGCTTAGTTCCCGATCCGGGATATCCGGATTATTGGTCCGGTGTCGCTCTTTCCGGAGCCGAAATGGTAACGATGCCGCTCAAGGCAGATCATGCCTTCCTTCCGGACTATTCAGCGTTGTCCGTGTCCGCGTTGGAACGGGCCAAGCTCATGTTCATCAATTACCCGAACAACCCTACAGGGGCGGTCGCGGACCGCGGCTTTTATGAAGAGACAGTACGCTTCGCGGAAAAGAACGGTATCGTTGTGGCCAGTGATTTCGCGTACGGCGCAATCGGCTTTGACGGACACCGCCCCGTATCGTTTCTGGAAACGCCGGGCGCGAAGGAAGTGGGCGTGGAATTCTACACGCTTTCAAAAACCTACAACATGGCCGGTTGGCGCGTCGGCTTCGCGCTGGGCAACAAAGAAGTGATCCGGTTGATCAATCTGATGCAGGATCACTACTATGTTTCGCTGTTCGGCGGCATTCAAGCCGCCGCAGCGGAAGCGTTGACCGCTTCGCAAGTCTGCGTGACGGAGCTGGTCGGGGTGTACGAACAGCGCCGGAACGCGCTGTACGGTGCGCTCGGACGCATCGGCTGGGATGCCAAGCCGTCGCCGGGTTCGTTCTTCACGTGGTTGCCCGTGCCAAACGGGCATACCTCCGTGTCCTTCGCCGATCTGCTGCTGCAGGAGGCGAAGGTGGTTGTGGCGCCGGGCGTAGGCTTCGGGGCGCATGGCGAGGGCTATGTGCGCGTAGGGCTGCTTGCGCCTGAAGCGCGTCTCGAGGAAGCCGCCGAACGGATCGGCAGGCTGGGTCTTTTCGGCTGA
- the mtnB gene encoding methylthioribulose 1-phosphate dehydratase: protein MNHTSITLEQKQFAYSQLTEVKTLFANRGWFPGTSGNLSVRVGDYTPQDFTFAVTASGKDKSVNTPEDYLLVDQTGKPVEATHLKPSAETSIHCEIYRLTGCGAIFHVHTVFNSLVSELFWERGSIPVDGVELIKAFNIWDEDAQIDIPIVPNYTNVPTIVPLLEGSIQPRIPGIMLRKHGIYAWGANAFEAKRHLEAFEFLFEYVYRWYLLKK from the coding sequence ATGAATCATACCTCCATAACTTTGGAACAGAAGCAATTTGCATATTCCCAATTGACAGAAGTCAAGACGTTATTCGCAAACCGCGGTTGGTTTCCGGGTACCAGCGGCAACTTATCTGTTCGTGTCGGGGATTACACCCCTCAAGATTTTACCTTTGCGGTGACCGCCAGCGGTAAAGATAAATCCGTGAATACGCCAGAGGACTATTTACTTGTGGACCAAACCGGCAAACCCGTTGAAGCAACCCATCTGAAGCCTTCGGCGGAAACTTCCATTCATTGTGAAATTTATCGTTTAACGGGTTGCGGTGCGATTTTTCATGTGCATACCGTGTTTAACAGCCTAGTCTCCGAATTATTCTGGGAGCGCGGGAGCATCCCCGTAGACGGTGTTGAGCTAATCAAAGCATTTAATATCTGGGATGAAGACGCGCAGATCGACATTCCGATCGTTCCTAATTATACGAATGTACCGACGATTGTGCCTCTGCTTGAAGGCTCGATCCAACCTCGGATTCCCGGCATTATGCTTCGAAAACACGGGATTTACGCTTGGGGCGCGAACGCGTTTGAAGCAAAGCGTCACTTGGAAGCTTTCGAATTCCTGTTCGAGTATGTATATCGTTGGTACTTGCTGAAGAAATGA
- a CDS encoding glutamate-5-semialdehyde dehydrogenase: MSEVREKATLAKQAAAVLNNVTTDQKNDALVRMAERLVADTAAIIAANELDLQRGRDQGMSVSLQDRLALTPGRIESMAQALRDIAQLPDPIGDELDSFSRPNGIRIQKIRVPIGVVGMIYEARPNVTVDASALCLKTGNAVVLRGGSAALHTNARVVESLHAALRGSAVPADALQLIENADRSSVDEMLKLNGLLDVVIPRGGQSLITNVVMNATVPVIETGAGVCHTFVDASALPAMAESIAVNAKAQRPSVCNAMETLLVHAAYGEGDFARLAEALRAAGVEIRGCAETVRRLPWALPATAEDWGTEYNDYVVSLRIVSGLDEALAHIRQYGTMHSECIVTEDHANAERFLQEVDAAAVYHNASTRFTDGFEFGFGAEIGISTQKLHARGPMGLPALTSTKYRIYGNGQIRN, translated from the coding sequence ATGAGCGAAGTTAGGGAGAAAGCAACTTTGGCCAAGCAAGCGGCCGCTGTATTAAACAATGTGACAACGGACCAGAAGAATGACGCCTTGGTGCGCATGGCGGAGCGTTTGGTGGCAGACACGGCAGCCATTATTGCCGCGAACGAACTCGATCTGCAGCGTGGACGCGATCAAGGGATGAGTGTTTCCTTGCAAGACCGGCTGGCTCTCACCCCTGGACGTATCGAATCTATGGCGCAAGCGTTACGGGATATCGCCCAGTTGCCGGATCCGATTGGCGATGAACTGGATTCATTTTCACGTCCGAACGGGATCCGGATTCAGAAGATTCGCGTACCGATTGGCGTGGTAGGCATGATCTATGAGGCGCGTCCGAATGTGACCGTGGACGCCTCCGCCTTGTGCCTCAAGACGGGCAACGCCGTCGTGCTGCGCGGCGGCTCCGCGGCGCTACACACGAACGCCCGCGTCGTAGAGTCGCTGCACGCCGCGCTCCGCGGTTCCGCCGTGCCGGCCGATGCGCTTCAGCTCATCGAGAACGCCGACCGTTCCTCGGTCGACGAGATGCTGAAGCTGAACGGCCTGCTCGACGTCGTCATCCCGCGCGGCGGCCAGTCGCTGATCACGAACGTCGTGATGAACGCCACGGTGCCGGTCATTGAGACCGGCGCGGGCGTATGCCACACGTTCGTGGATGCCTCGGCGTTGCCGGCGATGGCGGAGTCCATCGCCGTCAACGCCAAAGCGCAGCGTCCATCGGTGTGTAACGCGATGGAGACGCTGCTTGTGCACGCCGCCTACGGCGAGGGCGATTTCGCCCGCCTGGCGGAAGCTTTGCGCGCCGCGGGCGTCGAAATCCGCGGCTGCGCGGAGACGGTCCGCCGGCTGCCGTGGGCGTTGCCGGCGACCGCGGAAGATTGGGGCACAGAGTACAACGACTACGTTGTGTCTCTGCGCATCGTGTCAGGGCTGGATGAAGCGCTTGCGCACATCCGCCAGTACGGCACGATGCATTCGGAATGCATCGTGACCGAAGATCACGCGAACGCTGAGCGTTTCCTGCAGGAAGTGGATGCGGCTGCTGTCTATCATAACGCCTCCACCCGTTTCACCGACGGATTCGAATTCGGATTCGGCGCGGAGATCGGCATTTCCACCCAAAAGCTGCATGCCCGCGGCCCGATGGGTCTGCCTGCCCTGACATCCACGAAATATCGAATTTACGGCAACGGCCAGATCCGAAACTAA
- the proB gene encoding glutamate 5-kinase, whose protein sequence is MRLIVVKIGSSSLTSDEGGLNRERIGFFADEITSLIRSGAHVLLVTSGAVAAGFRAIGYTTRPKALHEKQAAAAVGQALLMQAYNQAFGLHNIPTAQILLTRYDFSNRRSVHNAQMTIDELLRRGVVPIINENDTVSVDELKFGDNDTLSALVANLCKAQQLDIITDTDGLYTADPRHHSDARRLDRIDAVTDEIFRIAGGAGSSVGTGGMRSKVEAARIAMRGGVPVFIGRVTEPGDLRAAVAGTGKGTYFETRQHSLSMKKQWLGFHSLPKGTVLVDSGAEAALRSGGKSLLPVGICEVEGDFHPGDVIEVINGERYPIGRGVSNYTSAQIRAVAGLSTDEVQKRVDVQRIEVIHRDEWVTLN, encoded by the coding sequence ATGCGCCTCATTGTCGTAAAGATCGGAAGCTCCTCCCTGACCTCGGATGAGGGAGGATTGAATCGCGAACGCATCGGATTTTTCGCCGACGAAATTACCTCGCTGATACGTTCAGGAGCCCATGTGCTGCTCGTGACATCCGGCGCGGTAGCCGCCGGCTTCCGGGCCATCGGTTACACAACTAGACCGAAAGCTCTGCACGAGAAGCAAGCAGCGGCAGCGGTCGGTCAAGCGCTCCTGATGCAGGCTTACAATCAGGCTTTCGGCTTACATAATATCCCCACTGCCCAGATTTTACTGACTCGCTATGATTTCTCTAACCGCCGCAGCGTTCACAATGCCCAGATGACGATCGATGAATTGCTGCGCCGGGGCGTTGTTCCCATCATTAATGAGAACGATACGGTTTCGGTGGATGAACTCAAGTTCGGCGATAATGATACCCTGTCCGCACTCGTTGCCAACCTCTGCAAGGCGCAGCAGCTTGATATAATTACGGACACGGACGGCTTGTATACCGCGGACCCGAGGCATCATTCCGATGCCCGGCGATTGGACCGGATCGATGCGGTAACCGATGAGATTTTTCGGATTGCCGGCGGCGCGGGTTCTTCTGTCGGAACCGGCGGCATGCGCTCCAAGGTGGAAGCCGCGCGAATTGCTATGCGCGGAGGTGTACCGGTATTTATAGGACGTGTGACGGAGCCGGGAGATTTACGAGCTGCAGTGGCGGGAACCGGGAAAGGGACGTATTTCGAGACACGTCAGCATAGCCTTTCTATGAAGAAGCAGTGGCTCGGTTTTCATTCCCTGCCCAAGGGTACCGTGCTTGTGGACAGCGGAGCCGAAGCCGCGCTTCGATCCGGCGGGAAAAGCTTGCTCCCCGTAGGCATATGTGAAGTGGAGGGTGATTTTCACCCGGGCGACGTCATTGAAGTCATCAACGGCGAACGCTATCCCATCGGCCGCGGTGTATCCAATTATACTTCCGCACAAATCAGGGCGGTTGCAGGGTTGTCCACCGATGAGGTACAGAAACGGGTCGACGTTCAACGGATTGAAGTGATTCACAGAGATGAGTGGGTAACGCTGAATTAA
- a CDS encoding 2-hydroxy-3-keto-5-methylthiopentenyl-1-phosphate phosphatase — protein MSNLDITTHVTSVEAGSKAPVLFCDFDGTITENDNIIAIMEHFQPEGWKELVEQLTAKQISLQQCVGSMFRLFPSTMRDEVADFAIANARIREGFEELLTFCGEQQIPFLVTSGGIDFFLQPILKPFEGRIDRIYCNGSNFSGEQMEITWPYACDEHCANGACGMCKTSIIRGFDADKHYRILIGDSISDFEGAKIADLVFSRSHLTELCEELELPHIPFTTFHDVLRHLKPAVTR, from the coding sequence ATGAGCAACTTAGATATCACAACACATGTAACCTCAGTAGAAGCAGGCTCTAAAGCACCTGTATTATTCTGTGACTTTGACGGGACCATCACCGAAAATGATAACATTATTGCAATCATGGAGCACTTTCAACCTGAAGGTTGGAAAGAGCTGGTTGAGCAATTGACGGCAAAGCAAATTTCACTCCAGCAATGCGTAGGTTCCATGTTTCGGTTATTTCCTTCTACCATGCGTGACGAGGTTGCTGACTTCGCCATCGCCAACGCCCGGATTCGCGAAGGCTTCGAGGAGCTTCTAACCTTTTGCGGAGAGCAACAAATACCTTTCTTGGTTACATCCGGAGGGATTGATTTCTTCCTGCAACCGATTCTAAAGCCCTTCGAAGGCCGGATTGACCGAATATATTGCAATGGAAGTAACTTTAGCGGAGAACAGATGGAAATCACCTGGCCTTATGCTTGTGATGAGCACTGTGCGAACGGAGCTTGCGGGATGTGCAAAACTTCGATTATTCGCGGCTTTGATGCGGACAAGCACTATCGGATTCTGATTGGCGACAGCATATCGGATTTCGAAGGCGCCAAAATTGCGGATCTGGTATTCTCTCGTTCACATCTTACCGAACTTTGCGAGGAACTTGAACTGCCGCATATTCCGTTTACCACCTTTCACGATGTGCTTCGACATTTAAAGCCGGCTGTGACTCGTTAA
- a CDS encoding carbon-nitrogen family hydrolase, whose amino-acid sequence MMSLTEQRLQIALLQMDIAIGEPELNIKRAGQLLEEAVSGAVMPDVIVLPEMWNTGYALDRIHDLADRDGEQTSKLISAFCLKHNVNIIAGSVADTDGEDVKNRVYGFDRKGKRIADYSKIHLFRLMEEEKYLTAGEKEGTFEVEGVQAGAMICYDIRFPELSRKLALGGAKLVFVPAEWPHPRLHHWRTLLTARAIENQMYVIACNRVGVSGTTAFFGHSMIIDPWGEVIAEGGEEEAIIRASIDVSLVDEVRARIPVFEDRRPTLY is encoded by the coding sequence ATGATGTCGTTGACTGAACAAAGATTACAAATTGCGTTGCTGCAAATGGATATTGCCATTGGTGAACCGGAATTGAATATTAAGAGAGCAGGGCAATTGCTGGAGGAGGCCGTCTCGGGAGCTGTTATGCCGGATGTGATCGTCCTGCCCGAGATGTGGAACACGGGGTATGCTTTAGATCGGATTCATGATTTGGCGGACCGAGACGGAGAGCAGACGTCAAAGCTAATCTCCGCATTTTGCCTGAAGCATAACGTGAATATCATCGCGGGTTCCGTAGCGGATACGGACGGGGAAGATGTAAAGAACAGAGTGTACGGATTTGATCGAAAAGGGAAGCGGATCGCGGATTATTCCAAAATTCATCTGTTCCGATTAATGGAAGAAGAAAAGTATCTGACAGCCGGCGAAAAGGAGGGAACGTTCGAAGTTGAAGGTGTGCAGGCAGGAGCGATGATTTGCTATGACATTCGTTTCCCCGAGCTGTCGCGCAAACTGGCTTTGGGCGGTGCGAAGCTGGTATTTGTTCCCGCGGAATGGCCGCACCCCCGTCTGCATCACTGGAGAACATTGTTGACCGCGAGAGCTATTGAAAATCAGATGTACGTTATTGCCTGTAATCGCGTCGGGGTCAGCGGAACAACCGCGTTCTTTGGACATTCCATGATCATTGATCCATGGGGCGAAGTCATTGCGGAAGGCGGAGAAGAGGAGGCGATTATTCGCGCCTCCATTGATGTTTCATTAGTCGATGAAGTACGCGCGCGGATTCCCGTCTTTGAAGATCGCCGTCCTACGCTGTATTAA
- a CDS encoding LysR family transcriptional regulator, which translates to MEFRQLQYVIQIAAEKNFSRAAEKLHIAQPSLSQQLSKLEKEIGVLLFRRSTNSVELTHAGAAFVEQAQKIIDAAEQLKLAMADISNMRKGKLVVGSLPITGSHILPLVLPVFARKYPNIEIALVEDTTNNLEALTSAGKTDLSLLTLPLLEQSLTYQTLIQEEICLAVPHSHPLAEIANRLPVDVSSLKDEPFIVLKRGQGFRQITLDLCEEAGFSPRVVFESSNIETVQSLVAAGMGVGFVPHMMTRSQSGDFIPAYLRLASRNGSAPSRTLVIASRKGRYLSKAAEAFIATLMDVMKEYETDRLGGNP; encoded by the coding sequence ATGGAATTTCGCCAACTACAGTATGTCATTCAAATTGCCGCCGAAAAAAACTTTTCCCGCGCCGCCGAGAAACTGCATATCGCCCAACCTTCCCTGAGCCAACAACTTTCCAAACTGGAGAAAGAAATCGGCGTGCTTCTCTTTAGAAGGAGCACTAACTCCGTAGAACTTACCCACGCCGGTGCAGCATTCGTGGAACAAGCGCAAAAAATCATAGATGCCGCCGAGCAGCTTAAACTTGCGATGGCGGACATTTCGAATATGCGCAAAGGCAAGCTCGTAGTCGGTTCGCTGCCGATTACAGGTTCTCACATTTTGCCGCTGGTATTGCCCGTGTTCGCACGTAAATACCCCAATATCGAGATTGCTCTTGTCGAGGATACAACCAACAATCTGGAAGCCCTCACTTCCGCCGGCAAAACGGATTTATCGCTTTTGACCTTACCATTGCTTGAACAATCATTGACATACCAAACCTTGATCCAGGAAGAAATATGTTTAGCGGTACCCCATTCCCATCCCTTGGCCGAAATCGCGAATAGGCTGCCCGTGGATGTAAGCAGCCTTAAAGATGAACCGTTTATCGTTCTGAAAAGAGGTCAAGGCTTCCGCCAAATCACACTGGATCTCTGTGAAGAAGCCGGATTCTCTCCCCGTGTGGTGTTTGAAAGCAGCAATATCGAAACCGTGCAATCCCTGGTTGCCGCCGGAATGGGCGTTGGTTTCGTGCCTCATATGATGACACGTTCCCAGAGCGGCGATTTCATCCCCGCGTACCTGAGATTAGCAAGCCGAAACGGCTCAGCCCCCTCCAGAACGCTGGTTATCGCCTCACGTAAAGGACGTTATCTGTCCAAGGCGGCCGAGGCGTTCATCGCAACCCTGATGGATGTCATGAAAGAATACGAAACAGATCGGTTAGGAGGGAACCCTTAA
- a CDS encoding 2,3-diketo-5-methylthiopentyl-1-phosphate enolase encodes MNEYCLAVYRTYDDKADFAKKAQGIAIGLTVGSWTDLPEAQKATMEKHLGQVVSVDVYERPGEDRYADIAIAYPDVNFSRDLPALLVTVFGKLSMDGRIKLIDLRFSNTFLGAFPGPKFGLAGVRELLNVKDRPLLMSIFKSVIGHDLQGLKDQFYQQALGGVDLIKDDEILFENPLTPLERRVEVCMEAARKAEAETGQKLLYAVNLTGPTSSLASQAKKAIQAGANALLFNVLAYGFDTLHELAADPEISVPIAAHPAMAGAMYPSPHYGIAPSVLLGKLMRLAGADLVLFPSPYGSVVMPKEENMAIKHALLTENLIQDYVYANHELSQADLQLKPSVPVPSAGIHPGLVPWILRDFGPDVVVNAGGGIHGHPMGTAAGGRAFKQAIDAALSGETLENYAHQHQYAELSAAIQAWGVKQ; translated from the coding sequence TTGAATGAGTATTGTTTAGCGGTATATCGCACATATGATGACAAGGCTGATTTTGCCAAAAAAGCGCAAGGTATCGCCATAGGTTTAACCGTAGGAAGCTGGACGGATCTGCCGGAAGCGCAAAAAGCCACGATGGAGAAGCATCTGGGTCAAGTGGTTTCTGTAGATGTATATGAACGCCCCGGAGAGGATCGTTACGCTGACATTGCCATTGCTTACCCGGACGTAAATTTTAGCCGGGACCTTCCCGCTCTCCTTGTTACCGTATTTGGCAAATTATCAATGGACGGACGCATCAAGCTGATCGATCTTAGATTCAGCAACACTTTTCTTGGAGCGTTTCCCGGGCCTAAGTTCGGCCTAGCCGGTGTTCGAGAGCTGCTAAACGTTAAGGACAGACCTCTGTTGATGAGTATTTTCAAAAGTGTGATCGGCCACGATCTTCAAGGGTTAAAGGATCAGTTCTATCAACAGGCTTTAGGCGGCGTGGATTTAATCAAGGATGATGAAATTCTGTTTGAAAATCCGCTTACCCCGTTGGAGCGGCGGGTGGAAGTCTGCATGGAGGCCGCGCGTAAAGCAGAGGCCGAGACAGGTCAGAAATTGCTGTACGCCGTTAATTTGACAGGTCCCACTTCCTCCCTGGCCTCTCAAGCGAAGAAAGCTATTCAAGCAGGTGCCAACGCATTGTTATTCAATGTATTAGCCTATGGCTTTGATACATTGCACGAATTGGCGGCGGACCCTGAAATTTCGGTTCCGATTGCAGCGCATCCCGCTATGGCCGGCGCGATGTATCCTTCGCCGCACTACGGGATCGCACCGAGCGTCCTTCTCGGAAAGCTGATGCGCTTGGCCGGGGCGGATTTGGTCCTGTTCCCTTCTCCTTATGGCTCCGTAGTTATGCCTAAGGAAGAGAATATGGCAATTAAGCATGCATTGCTTACCGAGAACCTGATTCAAGATTATGTGTATGCCAACCATGAACTTTCTCAGGCGGACTTACAGCTTAAACCTTCGGTTCCTGTACCGTCCGCAGGCATTCATCCAGGTCTGGTTCCTTGGATATTACGTGACTTCGGTCCAGATGTGGTTGTTAACGCAGGCGGCGGGATTCACGGTCACCCGATGGGGACGGCGGCCGGCGGCAGAGCTTTCAAACAGGCCATAGATGCTGCGTTGTCCGGCGAAACTTTGGAAAATTACGCACATCAACACCAATATGCGGAGCTTTCCGCAGCTATTCAAGCTTGGGGGGTTAAGCAATAA